The Rhodothermus sp. genome contains the following window.
CCGCGTCGACTGCGCCGTACCGAAGGCATCCGACGCATGGTACGCGAAACACGGCTGTCGGTGGATCAACTGGTAGCTCCTCTATTCGTGGTCGACGGGAAAGGCGTGCGGCAGGAAGTACCGTCGATGCCCGGTCAGTACCGGCTCAGTATTGACGAGCTGGTTCGGGAAGCGCGAACGCTCCATGCACTGGGTATTCCAGCCATTGCTCTATTTCCTGCACTGGATACGTCGCTGAAGACACCCGACGGCCGCGAGGCCCTGAACCCAAAGGGACTTTATCCGCAGGCTATTCGCGCCGTTAAAGATGCTGTACCCGAGCTGCTGGTTATCACCGACGTGGCACTGGACCCTTACTCATCGGACGGCCATGACGGGATCGTGCGTGACGGCCGCATTCTCAATGATGAGACCGTAGCCATTCTGGCCCACATGGCCGTGGTGCAGGCCGAAGCCGGCGCCGATATAGTGGCCCCCTCCGACATGATGGACGGCCGTGTCGGTGCTATTCGTCGCGCGCTGGACGACGCCGGCTTTACAGAAGTGGCCATCCTGGCCTACACAGCCAAGTACGCTTCAGCTTTCTATGGCCCTTTCCGCGATGCGCTCGACTCAGCGCCACGCCATCGCCCCGGCATACCGCCAGACAAAAAGACCTATCAGATGGACCCGGCTAACGCCCGCGAGGCGCTGCGAGAGCTGCGGCTGGACCTTGAAGAAGGAGCTGATATGGTGATGGTCAAACCGGCCCTTCCCTATCTGGATGTGATCTACCGGGTACGTCAGGTTGCAGACGTTCCTGTGGCGGCCTATCACGTCAGCGGCGAATATGCCATGCTCAAAGCCGCTGCCCAGAACGGATGGCTTGACGAAAAAGCCACTGTGCTGGAGACCCTCACGGCTATCTGTCGTGCCGGCGCCGATGTAATCCTCACCTACTTTGCCCGCCAGGTGGCGCAATGGTTACAGGCATAACCTCCCACACCATTACGCCGCTGGACCCCGGCGACCTGGAAGGCGGATTCGTACGTATGATGGAACGATTTCATCTGGCCGGGACCCTGACCGGTAATCCGGAAGCCGATGCCTATCTCCGCCGGGATGCGAACGCTGTACTGCTGGGGCTACTCTACGATCAACGCGTGCGCGCTGAGTTTGCCTTCACTGGTCCCCTCCGACTACGCGAGCGTCTGGGCCACCTGGATTTATGCCGCATTGCGCAAATGCCGCTGGCTGAACTCCAACGTCTCTTTGCCCAGAAACCGGCCGTGCATCGCTTCACCAACCGGATGGCCGAACTGACACAGGCCGTTGCCCGTCATCTCTGCACGTATTATGGCGGCCAGGCGGCACGTCTCTGGGCCGACGGGGCCTCGCTGGCAGAAATTCAAGCACGCGTACGGAAACTGCCCGGCTTTGGGAAAGACAAGCTGCGTAAACTCCCCTATGTGTTGCATTATTTCGGCCACCGTGACTTTAGCCAGACACTGCATGCCCGCTAATCCCTGCCACCGCGTCTCATTGCGTTGACTCTCCACGCTTCAGGCAGTCCGTGCCATTTTTGTGGGTGATTTAAGTCCTTACCCTTTCGGGACGATACAGGCGGTAGACTTTGAAAAATTGATGCCTGAACCGTCCAACCAAACCCGGAAGGAGCCATGTCGCTCGGAGACATGAC
Protein-coding sequences here:
- the hemB gene encoding porphobilinogen synthase codes for the protein MKMAVQSSAPRHAALALTERPRRLRRTEGIRRMVRETRLSVDQLVAPLFVVDGKGVRQEVPSMPGQYRLSIDELVREARTLHALGIPAIALFPALDTSLKTPDGREALNPKGLYPQAIRAVKDAVPELLVITDVALDPYSSDGHDGIVRDGRILNDETVAILAHMAVVQAEAGADIVAPSDMMDGRVGAIRRALDDAGFTEVAILAYTAKYASAFYGPFRDALDSAPRHRPGIPPDKKTYQMDPANAREALRELRLDLEEGADMVMVKPALPYLDVIYRVRQVADVPVAAYHVSGEYAMLKAAAQNGWLDEKATVLETLTAICRAGADVILTYFARQVAQWLQA